In Rhododendron vialii isolate Sample 1 chromosome 9a, ASM3025357v1, the following are encoded in one genomic region:
- the LOC131301036 gene encoding uncharacterized protein LOC131301036 isoform X2: MAKPDEEKSDGLEIISIGKLYSGPWDKKYWSSSRGKDRYPYPVGYKAVRTHNGMTCKMEIHEGLKGPLFSIVSDGPPCSGQTPDIAWESFQKKGCPRLKLWHGKRYSCNIEGIEFFGFKNPFVQRLLRELVANVDGTAEQSFLPSSCSNGDLGTKHHSQSTESCTSPDDQLHSAKPQIKGKRSRRGKPTTFNSTCEASFKKLRPKDQNLQMHNNDDTTNSRQGFQNYLNGRTSILYPDSNQEHDGSNDPEAMEASTSLETAVQRENDLVNDSLPLESSQHFGHLGKELPPHKESNHVSSENCISTGIAGNLSPLDQHLDRSKDAEIQMLCSSMLSKDKDGEVPIPKDTQNVSDMDLCAPDSLDPLQDTTSDPQPNRLKKSPCNARSELTSEKLVVSESPAPELHPLEEMGTLTASSEKSDFDSVDQDIANSMMTFLLPRALPLLKTFSRKKKKIKNGSENSPCWEQNQKKANRTDYHADLPPPAEAHTQSPLLDQKEKQKMQILNAEPGLVVPSFELYPPVVHDSVKNGKSGSDAAEAGVAALGESIPRSDDSGLPVNVDTSAQSLIGHAGGSDSNDIFTFNKAPMSSIGRPKNGDNLIPESTLGCMLSSEHVILASNKDICRHSDEKVMHCDIHSKEKDLNESPSCVKGTVDDNSTSVARSVQVSHGEIIFKEGEADTSNTSFTHIQNEASTRKHNGPLTESIIFRNVNDGYGPNMYTATNLLLASDIQPASPFNSNPHTSYSSGVDAINDGQTNSLHVQKFTNNFNGRLHNVAAVLQSQSFMGPSSFATNLEVINQTSSCNEKSLAEVDKELQRRQNIVDMSNPVSRFHKQGRDICVNNSEVADDSRLKLPMDMGDNDKMEKIIDLVGCYIHPLPISLVLLSTKEKEIYICVLCGVSADKRRTLFVYKVSLEQQSLGCPSFIGHTQILLPTSKDAFGREITLERSGLQFTPDGQCLVLLKSMKAPHCREGKLQCPCSGCRSECFENYAVKVVQVKHGYISVVATLKTVDDVHCLLVCEPNYVVGVEESGKLHLWIMNSTWSAQIEECDLSTSDCIFPCIVELKRVPHCAALVVGHNGFGEFGLCFHYSQGYFHADLCSKIFFSKYFSLSIPSNRSI; this comes from the exons ATGGCGAAACCCGACGAAGAGAAATCGGACGGCCTCGAAATCATCTCAATCGGAAAGCTGTACAGTGGCCCCTGGGACAAGAAATACTGGAGCTCCTCTAGG GGTAAAGATCGCTATCCTTACCCAGTTGGATACAAAGCTGTACGGACACATAATGGAATGACTTGTAAAATGGAAATTCATGAAGGTCTCAAAGGCCCTTTATTTTCG ATTGTTTCTGATGGACCGCCGTGTTCTGGGCAAACTCCAGATATTGCATGGGAAAGCTTTCAAAAGAAAGGCTGCCCTCGCTTAAAGTTGTGGCATGGAAAGAGATATTCATGTAATATCGAGGGTATTGAG TTTTTTGGATTCAAAAACCCCTTTGTTCAGAGGTTACTTAGGGAATTGGTGGCAAATGTTGATGGAACTGCAGAGCAGAGTTTCTTACCATCCAGCTGTAGCAATGGGGATTTGGGAACAAAGCATCATTCTCAATCCACTGAATCATGTACATCTCCTGATGACCAATTGCACTCTGCAAAACCACAGATTAAAGGGAAGCGAAGCAGGAGGGGAAAACCCACAACTTTTAATTCAACATGTGAAGCTAGCTTTAAAAAACTCAGGCCTAAAGATCAGAATCTTCAGATGCATAATAATGATGACACTACCAATTCCAGACAAGGGTTTCAGAATTATCTTAATGGCAGGACTTCCATCCTTTACCCTGATTCAAATCAAGAGCATGACGGAAGTAATGATCCGGAAGCTATGGAAGCATCAACAAGCTTGGAAACTGCAGTTCAGAGAGAAAATGATTTGGTCAATGATAGTTTGCCTTTGGAATCATCTCAACATTTTGGTCATCTTGGAAAGGAATTGCCTCCCCATAAAGAAAGCAATCATGTTAGTTCTGAAAATTGCATATCCACTGGAATAGCTGGCAACTTATCACCCCTTGATCAACAT CTTGATAGGTCAAAAGATGCTGAAATTCAAATGCTCTGTTCATCAATGCTGTCCAAAGATAAAGATGGTGAAGTGCCAATTCCAAAAGATACTCAAAATGTCAGTGATATGGATCTTTGTGCTCCTGATTCTTTGGATCCTCTGCAGG ATACTACTTCTGATCCTCAACCAAATAGGCTAAAGAAAAGTCCTTGCAATGCGAGAAGTGAGTTGACTTCTGAAAAACTAGTGGTTTCTGAGAGTCCGGCACCTGAGTTGCATCCACTCGAAGAGATGGGCACGTTAACTGCAAGTTCTGAAAAGAGTGATTTTGATTCAGTTGATCAGGACATAGCCAATTCGATGATGACATTTCTGCTTCCTCGAGCACTCCCACTGCTCAAAAcattttcgaggaagaaaaagaaaatcaagaatgGTTCAGAAAATTCTCCTTGTTGGGAACAAAACCAGAAGAAAGCTAACAGAACAGACTACCATGCAGATCTCCCACCCCCCG CTGAAGCTCATACTCAGAGTCCCCTTTTAGACCAGAAGGAAAAGCAAAAGATGCAAATCTTAAATGCAGAACCCGGTTTAGTTGTCCCAAGTTTTGAACTATATCCACCTGTGGTTCATGATAGCGTCAAGAATGGTAAATCTGGTTCTGACGCCGCTGAAGCTGGTGTAGCAGCCTTGGGTGAAAGCATACCTAGGTCTGACGATTCGGGACTGCCTGTGAATGTTGATACATCAGCTCAGTCATTAATTGGCCATGCTGGTGGCAGTGACAGCAATGACATCTTCACTTTCAACAAAGCACCTATGTCCTCAATTGGCAGGCCTAAGAATGGTGATAATCTCATACCTGAATCTACCTTAGGTTGCATGCTTTCTAGTGAGCATGTTATCCTTGCAAGTAACAAGGATATCTGCAGACATTCAGATGAAAAGGTAATGCACTGTGATATCCATTCCAAGGAAAAGGACCTAAATGAATCACCAAGTTGTGTTAAAG GTACAGTCGATGACAACTCGACAAGCGTTGCGAGATCTGTTCAAGTATCACATGGGGAAATCATTTTTAAAGAAGGAGAAGCTGATACTAGCAATACTTCCTTTACCCATATCCAAAATGAAGCTTCGACAAGAAAACACAATGGTCCTCTCACAGAAAGTATCATATTCAGAAACGTTAATGACGGTTATGGCCCTAACATGTATACTGCCACAAACTTGTTGCTTGCCTCAGATATTCAGCCAGCTAGCCCCTTCAATTCCAACCCACATACAAGTTATTCATCTGGTGTTGATGCCATAAATGACGGACAGACCAACAGTTTGCACGTGCAGAAATTTACCAATAATTTTAATGGTAGACTTCATAATGTGGCAGCTGTTTTACAAAGCCAATCATTTATGGGTCCCTCCAGTTTCGCTACCAATTTGGAGGTTATTAATCAAACTTCTTCATGCAATGAAAAATCTCTGGCCGAAGTTGACAAGGAGCTGCAGAGGCGCCAAAATATTGTTGATATGAGCAATCCTGTATCACGGTTTCATAAACAGGGAAGGGATATCTGTGTGAATAACAGTGAAGTTGCAGATGATTCACGCTTAAAGCTTCCAATGGACATGGGGGATAATGACAAAATGGAGAAAATAATTGACTTAGTTGGATGTTATATCCACCCCTTGCCAATTTCATTGGTGTTATTGAGTACGAAAGAGAAAGAAATCTATATTTGTGTTCTATGCGGTGTTTCTGCGGATAAGAGAAGAACCCTGTTTGTGTACAAGGTATCGCTAGAACAGCAAAGCTTAGGATGCCCTTCTTTTATTGGCCACACTCAAATACTCTTGCCAACTTCAAAAGATGCATTTGGTAGAGAA ATTACTCTAGAAAGATCTGGTTTGCAATTCACTCCAGATGGGCAGTGCCTTGTCTTACTGAAAAGTATGAAAGCTCCTCATTGCAG GGAAGGGAAACTTCAGTGTCCATGCTCAGGTTGTAGATCGGAATGCTTTGAGAATTATGCAGTAAAGGTTGTGCAAGTAAAACATGGTTATATTTCTGTTGTGGCAACTTTAAAGACAGTTGACGATGTTCACTGTCTATTAGTTTGTGAACCTAACTATGTTGTCGGCGTTGAAGAGAGTGGGAAATTGCACCTATGGATCATGAACTCAACGTGGAG TGCACAGATAGAGGAATGTGATCTATCAACTTCTGACTGCATATTTCCGTGCATAGTTGAGTTGAAGAGAGTCCCCCATTGTGCTGCTCTTGTTGTTGGCCATAATGGCTTCGGGGAATTTGGTTTATG TTTCCATTATTCTCAGGGATATTTCCACGCGGACCTTTGTAGCAAGATTTTCTTCTCCAAGTACTTCAGTTTGTCAATTCCTTCCAATCGCTCTATTTAG
- the LOC131301036 gene encoding uncharacterized protein LOC131301036 isoform X1: MAKPDEEKSDGLEIISIGKLYSGPWDKKYWSSSRGKDRYPYPVGYKAVRTHNGMTCKMEIHEGLKGPLFSIVSDGPPCSGQTPDIAWESFQKKGCPRLKLWHGKRYSCNIEGIEFFGFKNPFVQRLLRELVANVDGTAEQSFLPSSCSNGDLGTKHHSQSTESCTSPDDQLHSAKPQIKGKRSRRGKPTTFNSTCEASFKKLRPKDQNLQMHNNDDTTNSRQGFQNYLNGRTSILYPDSNQEHDGSNDPEAMEASTSLETAVQRENDLVNDSLPLESSQHFGHLGKELPPHKESNHVSSENCISTGIAGNLSPLDQHLDRSKDAEIQMLCSSMLSKDKDGEVPIPKDTQNVSDMDLCAPDSLDPLQDTTSDPQPNRLKKSPCNARSELTSEKLVVSESPAPELHPLEEMGTLTASSEKSDFDSVDQDIANSMMTFLLPRALPLLKTFSRKKKKIKNGSENSPCWEQNQKKANRTDYHADLPPPAEAHTQSPLLDQKEKQKMQILNAEPGLVVPSFELYPPVVHDSVKNGKSGSDAAEAGVAALGESIPRSDDSGLPVNVDTSAQSLIGHAGGSDSNDIFTFNKAPMSSIGRPKNGDNLIPESTLGCMLSSEHVILASNKDICRHSDEKVMHCDIHSKEKDLNESPSCVKGTVDDNSTSVARSVQVSHGEIIFKEGEADTSNTSFTHIQNEASTRKHNGPLTESIIFRNVNDGYGPNMYTATNLLLASDIQPASPFNSNPHTSYSSGVDAINDGQTNSLHVQKFTNNFNGRLHNVAAVLQSQSFMGPSSFATNLEVINQTSSCNEKSLAEVDKELQRRQNIVDMSNPVSRFHKQGRDICVNNSEVADDSRLKLPMDMGDNDKMEKIIDLVGCYIHPLPISLVLLSTKEKEIYICVLCGVSADKRRTLFVYKVSLEQQSLGCPSFIGHTQILLPTSKDAFGREITLERSGLQFTPDGQCLVLLKSMKAPHCREGKLQCPCSGCRSECFENYAVKVVQVKHGYISVVATLKTVDDVHCLLVCEPNYVVGVEESGKLHLWIMNSTWSAQIEECDLSTSDCIFPCIVELKRVPHCAALVVGHNGFGEFGLWDISTRTFVARFSSPSTSVCQFLPIALFRWQSKAHGHINDLAAARKALFLEQCGNHMSTPIDGEDVAVWLFISTVCKNDVQQDFQSTDRKTNPVGFWRLALLVKNRVILGSALDSRAAAIGASAGHGIIGTGDGLVYTWELSTGSKVKDLLCFKGIGVSCIATSNSKSGLLAVAGGDQLRVYLHSQGGLF, encoded by the exons ATGGCGAAACCCGACGAAGAGAAATCGGACGGCCTCGAAATCATCTCAATCGGAAAGCTGTACAGTGGCCCCTGGGACAAGAAATACTGGAGCTCCTCTAGG GGTAAAGATCGCTATCCTTACCCAGTTGGATACAAAGCTGTACGGACACATAATGGAATGACTTGTAAAATGGAAATTCATGAAGGTCTCAAAGGCCCTTTATTTTCG ATTGTTTCTGATGGACCGCCGTGTTCTGGGCAAACTCCAGATATTGCATGGGAAAGCTTTCAAAAGAAAGGCTGCCCTCGCTTAAAGTTGTGGCATGGAAAGAGATATTCATGTAATATCGAGGGTATTGAG TTTTTTGGATTCAAAAACCCCTTTGTTCAGAGGTTACTTAGGGAATTGGTGGCAAATGTTGATGGAACTGCAGAGCAGAGTTTCTTACCATCCAGCTGTAGCAATGGGGATTTGGGAACAAAGCATCATTCTCAATCCACTGAATCATGTACATCTCCTGATGACCAATTGCACTCTGCAAAACCACAGATTAAAGGGAAGCGAAGCAGGAGGGGAAAACCCACAACTTTTAATTCAACATGTGAAGCTAGCTTTAAAAAACTCAGGCCTAAAGATCAGAATCTTCAGATGCATAATAATGATGACACTACCAATTCCAGACAAGGGTTTCAGAATTATCTTAATGGCAGGACTTCCATCCTTTACCCTGATTCAAATCAAGAGCATGACGGAAGTAATGATCCGGAAGCTATGGAAGCATCAACAAGCTTGGAAACTGCAGTTCAGAGAGAAAATGATTTGGTCAATGATAGTTTGCCTTTGGAATCATCTCAACATTTTGGTCATCTTGGAAAGGAATTGCCTCCCCATAAAGAAAGCAATCATGTTAGTTCTGAAAATTGCATATCCACTGGAATAGCTGGCAACTTATCACCCCTTGATCAACAT CTTGATAGGTCAAAAGATGCTGAAATTCAAATGCTCTGTTCATCAATGCTGTCCAAAGATAAAGATGGTGAAGTGCCAATTCCAAAAGATACTCAAAATGTCAGTGATATGGATCTTTGTGCTCCTGATTCTTTGGATCCTCTGCAGG ATACTACTTCTGATCCTCAACCAAATAGGCTAAAGAAAAGTCCTTGCAATGCGAGAAGTGAGTTGACTTCTGAAAAACTAGTGGTTTCTGAGAGTCCGGCACCTGAGTTGCATCCACTCGAAGAGATGGGCACGTTAACTGCAAGTTCTGAAAAGAGTGATTTTGATTCAGTTGATCAGGACATAGCCAATTCGATGATGACATTTCTGCTTCCTCGAGCACTCCCACTGCTCAAAAcattttcgaggaagaaaaagaaaatcaagaatgGTTCAGAAAATTCTCCTTGTTGGGAACAAAACCAGAAGAAAGCTAACAGAACAGACTACCATGCAGATCTCCCACCCCCCG CTGAAGCTCATACTCAGAGTCCCCTTTTAGACCAGAAGGAAAAGCAAAAGATGCAAATCTTAAATGCAGAACCCGGTTTAGTTGTCCCAAGTTTTGAACTATATCCACCTGTGGTTCATGATAGCGTCAAGAATGGTAAATCTGGTTCTGACGCCGCTGAAGCTGGTGTAGCAGCCTTGGGTGAAAGCATACCTAGGTCTGACGATTCGGGACTGCCTGTGAATGTTGATACATCAGCTCAGTCATTAATTGGCCATGCTGGTGGCAGTGACAGCAATGACATCTTCACTTTCAACAAAGCACCTATGTCCTCAATTGGCAGGCCTAAGAATGGTGATAATCTCATACCTGAATCTACCTTAGGTTGCATGCTTTCTAGTGAGCATGTTATCCTTGCAAGTAACAAGGATATCTGCAGACATTCAGATGAAAAGGTAATGCACTGTGATATCCATTCCAAGGAAAAGGACCTAAATGAATCACCAAGTTGTGTTAAAG GTACAGTCGATGACAACTCGACAAGCGTTGCGAGATCTGTTCAAGTATCACATGGGGAAATCATTTTTAAAGAAGGAGAAGCTGATACTAGCAATACTTCCTTTACCCATATCCAAAATGAAGCTTCGACAAGAAAACACAATGGTCCTCTCACAGAAAGTATCATATTCAGAAACGTTAATGACGGTTATGGCCCTAACATGTATACTGCCACAAACTTGTTGCTTGCCTCAGATATTCAGCCAGCTAGCCCCTTCAATTCCAACCCACATACAAGTTATTCATCTGGTGTTGATGCCATAAATGACGGACAGACCAACAGTTTGCACGTGCAGAAATTTACCAATAATTTTAATGGTAGACTTCATAATGTGGCAGCTGTTTTACAAAGCCAATCATTTATGGGTCCCTCCAGTTTCGCTACCAATTTGGAGGTTATTAATCAAACTTCTTCATGCAATGAAAAATCTCTGGCCGAAGTTGACAAGGAGCTGCAGAGGCGCCAAAATATTGTTGATATGAGCAATCCTGTATCACGGTTTCATAAACAGGGAAGGGATATCTGTGTGAATAACAGTGAAGTTGCAGATGATTCACGCTTAAAGCTTCCAATGGACATGGGGGATAATGACAAAATGGAGAAAATAATTGACTTAGTTGGATGTTATATCCACCCCTTGCCAATTTCATTGGTGTTATTGAGTACGAAAGAGAAAGAAATCTATATTTGTGTTCTATGCGGTGTTTCTGCGGATAAGAGAAGAACCCTGTTTGTGTACAAGGTATCGCTAGAACAGCAAAGCTTAGGATGCCCTTCTTTTATTGGCCACACTCAAATACTCTTGCCAACTTCAAAAGATGCATTTGGTAGAGAA ATTACTCTAGAAAGATCTGGTTTGCAATTCACTCCAGATGGGCAGTGCCTTGTCTTACTGAAAAGTATGAAAGCTCCTCATTGCAG GGAAGGGAAACTTCAGTGTCCATGCTCAGGTTGTAGATCGGAATGCTTTGAGAATTATGCAGTAAAGGTTGTGCAAGTAAAACATGGTTATATTTCTGTTGTGGCAACTTTAAAGACAGTTGACGATGTTCACTGTCTATTAGTTTGTGAACCTAACTATGTTGTCGGCGTTGAAGAGAGTGGGAAATTGCACCTATGGATCATGAACTCAACGTGGAG TGCACAGATAGAGGAATGTGATCTATCAACTTCTGACTGCATATTTCCGTGCATAGTTGAGTTGAAGAGAGTCCCCCATTGTGCTGCTCTTGTTGTTGGCCATAATGGCTTCGGGGAATTTGGTTTATG GGATATTTCCACGCGGACCTTTGTAGCAAGATTTTCTTCTCCAAGTACTTCAGTTTGTCAATTCCTTCCAATCGCTCTATTTAGATGGCAAAGTAAAGCTCATGGTCACATCAATGACCTAGCAGCTGCAAGAAAAGCATTGTTTTTGGAGCAGTGTGGGAATCATATGTCTACTCCAATAGATGGGGAAGATGTTGCTGTTTGGCTTTTCATCTCAACTGTCTGCAAAAACGATGTTCAACAAGACTTTCAGTCTACTGACCGCAAAACAAACCCAGTTGGATTCTGGAGGCTAGCTCTGCTGGTGAAAAACAGGGTGATCTTGGGAAGTGCATTGGACTCAAG GGCTGCTGCAATTGGTGCATCGGCTGGCCATGGTATTATTGGAACAGGTGATGGACTTGTTTACACGTGGGAACTGTCTACAGGAAGCAAGGTTAAGGATCTCCTGTGTTTCAAAG GTATTGGGGTCTCATGTATCGCTACGAGTAACTCAAAATCAGGTCTTCTGGCAGTTGCCGGTGGAGACCAGCTGAGGGTTTATTTGCACTCACAAGGGGGCCTTTTCTGA
- the LOC131301036 gene encoding uncharacterized protein LOC131301036 isoform X4: protein MAKPDEEKSDGLEIISIGKLYSGPWDKKYWSSSRGKDRYPYPVGYKAVRTHNGMTCKMEIHEGLKGPLFSIVSDGPPCSGQTPDIAWESFQKKGCPRLKLWHGKRYSCNIEGIEFFGFKNPFVQRLLRELVANVDGTAEQSFLPSSCSNGDLGTKHHSQSTESCTSPDDQLHSAKPQIKGKRSRRGKPTTFNSTCEASFKKLRPKDQNLQMHNNDDTTNSRQGFQNYLNGRTSILYPDSNQEHDGSNDPEAMEASTSLETAVQRENDLVNDSLPLESSQHFGHLGKELPPHKESNHVSSENCISTGIAGNLSPLDQHLDRSKDAEIQMLCSSMLSKDKDGEVPIPKDTQNVSDMDLCAPDSLDPLQDTTSDPQPNRLKKSPCNARSELTSEKLVVSESPAPELHPLEEMGTLTASSEKSDFDSVDQDIANSMMTFLLPRALPLLKTFSRKKKKIKNGSENSPCWEQNQKKANRTDYHADLPPPAEAHTQSPLLDQKEKQKMQILNAEPGLVVPSFELYPPVVHDSVKNGKSGSDAAEAGVAALGESIPRSDDSGLPVNVDTSAQSLIGHAGGSDSNDIFTFNKAPMSSIGRPKNGDNLIPESTLGCMLSSEHVILASNKDICRHSDEKVMHCDIHSKEKDLNESPSCVKGTVDDNSTSVARSVQVSHGEIIFKEGEADTSNTSFTHIQNEASTRKHNGPLTESIIFRNVNDGYGPNMYTATNLLLASDIQPASPFNSNPHTSYSSGVDAINDGQTNSLHVQKFTNNFNGRLHNVAAVLQSQSFMGPSSFATNLEVINQTSSCNEKSLAEVDKELQRRQNIVDMSNPVSRFHKQGRDICVNNSEVADDSRLKLPMDMGDNDKMEKIIDLVGCYIHPLPISLVLLSTKEKEIYICVLCGVSADKRRTLFVYKVSLEQQSLGCPSFIGHTQILLPTSKDAFGREITLERSGLQFTPDGQCLVLLKSMKAPHCREGKLQCPCSGCRSECFENYAVKVVQVKHGYISVVATLKTVDDVHCLLVCEPNYVVGVEESGKLHLWIMNSTWR, encoded by the exons ATGGCGAAACCCGACGAAGAGAAATCGGACGGCCTCGAAATCATCTCAATCGGAAAGCTGTACAGTGGCCCCTGGGACAAGAAATACTGGAGCTCCTCTAGG GGTAAAGATCGCTATCCTTACCCAGTTGGATACAAAGCTGTACGGACACATAATGGAATGACTTGTAAAATGGAAATTCATGAAGGTCTCAAAGGCCCTTTATTTTCG ATTGTTTCTGATGGACCGCCGTGTTCTGGGCAAACTCCAGATATTGCATGGGAAAGCTTTCAAAAGAAAGGCTGCCCTCGCTTAAAGTTGTGGCATGGAAAGAGATATTCATGTAATATCGAGGGTATTGAG TTTTTTGGATTCAAAAACCCCTTTGTTCAGAGGTTACTTAGGGAATTGGTGGCAAATGTTGATGGAACTGCAGAGCAGAGTTTCTTACCATCCAGCTGTAGCAATGGGGATTTGGGAACAAAGCATCATTCTCAATCCACTGAATCATGTACATCTCCTGATGACCAATTGCACTCTGCAAAACCACAGATTAAAGGGAAGCGAAGCAGGAGGGGAAAACCCACAACTTTTAATTCAACATGTGAAGCTAGCTTTAAAAAACTCAGGCCTAAAGATCAGAATCTTCAGATGCATAATAATGATGACACTACCAATTCCAGACAAGGGTTTCAGAATTATCTTAATGGCAGGACTTCCATCCTTTACCCTGATTCAAATCAAGAGCATGACGGAAGTAATGATCCGGAAGCTATGGAAGCATCAACAAGCTTGGAAACTGCAGTTCAGAGAGAAAATGATTTGGTCAATGATAGTTTGCCTTTGGAATCATCTCAACATTTTGGTCATCTTGGAAAGGAATTGCCTCCCCATAAAGAAAGCAATCATGTTAGTTCTGAAAATTGCATATCCACTGGAATAGCTGGCAACTTATCACCCCTTGATCAACAT CTTGATAGGTCAAAAGATGCTGAAATTCAAATGCTCTGTTCATCAATGCTGTCCAAAGATAAAGATGGTGAAGTGCCAATTCCAAAAGATACTCAAAATGTCAGTGATATGGATCTTTGTGCTCCTGATTCTTTGGATCCTCTGCAGG ATACTACTTCTGATCCTCAACCAAATAGGCTAAAGAAAAGTCCTTGCAATGCGAGAAGTGAGTTGACTTCTGAAAAACTAGTGGTTTCTGAGAGTCCGGCACCTGAGTTGCATCCACTCGAAGAGATGGGCACGTTAACTGCAAGTTCTGAAAAGAGTGATTTTGATTCAGTTGATCAGGACATAGCCAATTCGATGATGACATTTCTGCTTCCTCGAGCACTCCCACTGCTCAAAAcattttcgaggaagaaaaagaaaatcaagaatgGTTCAGAAAATTCTCCTTGTTGGGAACAAAACCAGAAGAAAGCTAACAGAACAGACTACCATGCAGATCTCCCACCCCCCG CTGAAGCTCATACTCAGAGTCCCCTTTTAGACCAGAAGGAAAAGCAAAAGATGCAAATCTTAAATGCAGAACCCGGTTTAGTTGTCCCAAGTTTTGAACTATATCCACCTGTGGTTCATGATAGCGTCAAGAATGGTAAATCTGGTTCTGACGCCGCTGAAGCTGGTGTAGCAGCCTTGGGTGAAAGCATACCTAGGTCTGACGATTCGGGACTGCCTGTGAATGTTGATACATCAGCTCAGTCATTAATTGGCCATGCTGGTGGCAGTGACAGCAATGACATCTTCACTTTCAACAAAGCACCTATGTCCTCAATTGGCAGGCCTAAGAATGGTGATAATCTCATACCTGAATCTACCTTAGGTTGCATGCTTTCTAGTGAGCATGTTATCCTTGCAAGTAACAAGGATATCTGCAGACATTCAGATGAAAAGGTAATGCACTGTGATATCCATTCCAAGGAAAAGGACCTAAATGAATCACCAAGTTGTGTTAAAG GTACAGTCGATGACAACTCGACAAGCGTTGCGAGATCTGTTCAAGTATCACATGGGGAAATCATTTTTAAAGAAGGAGAAGCTGATACTAGCAATACTTCCTTTACCCATATCCAAAATGAAGCTTCGACAAGAAAACACAATGGTCCTCTCACAGAAAGTATCATATTCAGAAACGTTAATGACGGTTATGGCCCTAACATGTATACTGCCACAAACTTGTTGCTTGCCTCAGATATTCAGCCAGCTAGCCCCTTCAATTCCAACCCACATACAAGTTATTCATCTGGTGTTGATGCCATAAATGACGGACAGACCAACAGTTTGCACGTGCAGAAATTTACCAATAATTTTAATGGTAGACTTCATAATGTGGCAGCTGTTTTACAAAGCCAATCATTTATGGGTCCCTCCAGTTTCGCTACCAATTTGGAGGTTATTAATCAAACTTCTTCATGCAATGAAAAATCTCTGGCCGAAGTTGACAAGGAGCTGCAGAGGCGCCAAAATATTGTTGATATGAGCAATCCTGTATCACGGTTTCATAAACAGGGAAGGGATATCTGTGTGAATAACAGTGAAGTTGCAGATGATTCACGCTTAAAGCTTCCAATGGACATGGGGGATAATGACAAAATGGAGAAAATAATTGACTTAGTTGGATGTTATATCCACCCCTTGCCAATTTCATTGGTGTTATTGAGTACGAAAGAGAAAGAAATCTATATTTGTGTTCTATGCGGTGTTTCTGCGGATAAGAGAAGAACCCTGTTTGTGTACAAGGTATCGCTAGAACAGCAAAGCTTAGGATGCCCTTCTTTTATTGGCCACACTCAAATACTCTTGCCAACTTCAAAAGATGCATTTGGTAGAGAA ATTACTCTAGAAAGATCTGGTTTGCAATTCACTCCAGATGGGCAGTGCCTTGTCTTACTGAAAAGTATGAAAGCTCCTCATTGCAG GGAAGGGAAACTTCAGTGTCCATGCTCAGGTTGTAGATCGGAATGCTTTGAGAATTATGCAGTAAAGGTTGTGCAAGTAAAACATGGTTATATTTCTGTTGTGGCAACTTTAAAGACAGTTGACGATGTTCACTGTCTATTAGTTTGTGAACCTAACTATGTTGTCGGCGTTGAAGAGAGTGGGAAATTGCACCTATGGATCATGAACTCAACGTGGAG ATAG